One window of the Pseudarthrobacter sp. ATCC 49987 genome contains the following:
- a CDS encoding aspartate kinase codes for MSLPTTEVQPGPQPQELPVSAATMKHLVVKKFGGSSVADAEGIKRVARRIVDAQNAGDEVVVVVSAMGDTTDELLDLAAQVTDSAPAREMDMLLSAGERISMALLAMAINKFGASAQSFTGSQAGMITDGIHGKARIIDVDPHRIRTALDKGHIAIVAGFQGMSRTTHEVTTLGRGGSDTTAVALAAALDADVCEIFTDVDGIYTADPRVVPSARKIDRISSEEMLELAASGAKILHLRCVEYARRFGVPLHVRSSFSQNEGTWVLPSADDKITTQEGVALEQPIISGVAHDRSEAKVTVVGVPDIPGKAAAIFQVIADAHSNIDMIVQNVSTHGTGRTDISFTLPIVEGADALAALHAAQDRIGFESIEYNEKIGKLSLIGAGMRSHPGVSARFFAALSEAGININMISTSEIRISVVTHADLLDDAVRAIHKAFDLDSEDEATVYGGTGR; via the coding sequence ATGAGTTTGCCCACTACCGAAGTCCAGCCCGGCCCGCAGCCACAGGAGCTGCCCGTCTCTGCTGCCACCATGAAGCACCTTGTGGTGAAGAAGTTCGGCGGTTCCTCCGTGGCGGATGCCGAGGGCATTAAGCGCGTGGCCCGGCGGATCGTGGATGCCCAGAACGCGGGCGATGAAGTGGTGGTGGTCGTGTCCGCCATGGGCGACACCACTGATGAGCTCCTCGACCTCGCCGCGCAGGTCACCGACTCGGCCCCGGCGCGGGAAATGGACATGCTCCTCTCCGCCGGGGAACGCATCTCGATGGCCCTGCTCGCCATGGCCATCAACAAGTTCGGCGCGTCGGCCCAGTCCTTTACCGGCTCCCAGGCCGGAATGATCACTGACGGCATCCACGGCAAGGCCCGGATCATCGACGTCGACCCGCACCGCATTCGCACCGCCCTGGACAAGGGGCACATCGCGATCGTGGCTGGGTTCCAGGGCATGAGCCGCACCACGCACGAGGTCACCACGCTGGGCCGCGGCGGTTCGGACACGACGGCGGTGGCGCTGGCCGCCGCCCTCGATGCGGACGTTTGCGAGATCTTCACCGACGTCGACGGGATCTACACCGCCGATCCGCGCGTCGTGCCGTCCGCCCGCAAGATCGATCGGATCTCCAGCGAGGAAATGCTCGAACTGGCGGCGTCCGGCGCCAAGATCCTGCACCTGCGCTGCGTCGAGTACGCGCGCCGTTTCGGAGTGCCGTTGCATGTCCGGTCCTCATTCAGCCAGAACGAAGGTACCTGGGTCCTGCCCAGCGCCGACGACAAGATCACAACCCAAGAGGGAGTTGCCTTGGAGCAGCCAATCATCTCCGGTGTTGCACACGACCGTTCGGAAGCCAAGGTCACGGTTGTCGGGGTTCCCGATATCCCCGGCAAGGCTGCAGCGATCTTCCAGGTCATCGCCGATGCGCACTCGAACATCGACATGATCGTCCAGAACGTGTCCACCCACGGCACGGGCCGGACCGACATTTCCTTCACGCTGCCGATCGTCGAGGGCGCCGACGCCCTCGCCGCCCTGCACGCCGCGCAGGACCGGATCGGCTTCGAAAGCATCGAGTACAACGAGAAGATCGGCAAGCTGTCGCTGATCGGCGCCGGCATGCGCTCGCACCCGGGAGTCTCGGCGCGGTTCTTCGCGGCGCTCTCGGAGGCCGGAATCAACATCAACATGATCTCCACCTCGGAGATCCGGATTTCCGTCGTCACACACGCCGACCTGCTCGACGATGCCGTGCGCGCCATCCACAAGGCCTTCGACCTGGACAGCGAGGACGAGGCCACAGTGTACGGCGGCACGGGCCGCTGA
- a CDS encoding MarR family winged helix-turn-helix transcriptional regulator gives MADAAEGTRDDLLLEHQLCFALTVASRSVVGAYKPVLDKLGLTHPQYLVMLCLWASSPRSLRDISGALAQEPATISPLLRRLESAGFITRQRVPGDERTLAVDLTPLGAALRQEATAVPGTMMERLGLTREHVTTLHASMMDLIAATKGPSGGPPRR, from the coding sequence GTGGCGGATGCGGCCGAAGGAACCCGGGACGACCTCCTGCTTGAACACCAGCTGTGCTTCGCGCTCACGGTCGCGTCCCGCAGTGTCGTCGGCGCGTACAAACCCGTACTGGACAAGCTCGGCCTGACCCACCCCCAGTATCTTGTGATGCTCTGCCTCTGGGCGTCCAGCCCCCGCTCTCTGCGCGACATCAGCGGGGCCCTCGCCCAGGAACCGGCAACCATCTCGCCCCTGCTGCGCCGCCTGGAGTCGGCCGGGTTCATCACTCGCCAGCGTGTGCCGGGCGACGAACGGACCCTTGCCGTGGACCTGACGCCGCTGGGCGCCGCGCTCAGGCAGGAGGCCACTGCCGTGCCGGGGACCATGATGGAGCGGCTGGGCCTGACCCGGGAGCACGTCACCACACTGCATGCCTCCATGATGGACCTGATTGCTGCCACGAAGGGCCCCTCCGGCGGCCCGCCCCGGCGGTAG
- a CDS encoding SSI family serine proteinase inhibitor translates to MRKQLSHAALVLMAVAGLAACSPGTTPSPSTTATGPTGGTTSSPTGTPSPDTETKTPAPSPSAAPVTSGPGQGNAELAIMVKPSATGTPSNFTLVCVDGVPAAESQHPDAAAACTALKGNAAILSPAPRPKDQACTMQYGGPQEATVTGVVDGRPVETNFTLRDGCEIALWNAAKDVLGSTGGV, encoded by the coding sequence ATGCGCAAGCAACTGAGCCACGCGGCGCTCGTTCTGATGGCGGTGGCCGGCCTGGCCGCCTGTTCGCCAGGGACCACGCCGTCGCCGTCAACCACGGCCACCGGTCCGACGGGCGGGACAACGTCCTCCCCGACGGGCACCCCCTCGCCGGATACCGAAACAAAGACCCCGGCCCCCTCGCCGTCTGCCGCGCCGGTCACCTCAGGTCCAGGCCAGGGCAACGCCGAACTCGCCATCATGGTCAAGCCGTCCGCGACCGGCACACCGTCGAACTTCACGCTGGTCTGCGTGGACGGCGTCCCGGCCGCCGAGAGCCAGCATCCCGACGCCGCCGCGGCCTGCACCGCGCTGAAGGGCAACGCGGCGATCCTCAGCCCCGCACCCCGGCCGAAGGACCAGGCCTGCACCATGCAGTACGGCGGCCCGCAGGAAGCCACGGTCACGGGAGTGGTGGACGGCCGGCCGGTCGAAACGAATTTCACCCTGCGCGACGGCTGCGAGATCGCCCTTTGGAATGCCGCCAAAGATGTCCTTGGCTCCACCGGTGGAGTCTAA
- a CDS encoding 3-methyladenine DNA glycosylase — MSLAPPVESKLHALPQDDWLSRQAGHQARVRKYADPYLARRSAGRKHPVEDFLFTYYTQKPGQLLRWHPGAGVVLSGPAAAERADWKYYRTPGDGELAAAGLAAGTPAVTVDVEAFVRDRRDALQFAGIILAGTAARPAQFGCFGLHEWAMVYRQDKFELRHEYLRLRLGPERTDAVVEENRIRCSHFDAFRFYTPDAVPLNSLIPSRENQRTMEQPGCLHANMDLYKWAYKLSPLLPSELVMDCFELSWRIRAMDMRASPYDLKEWGYPAILIETAEGKAAYVEYQRAFSAESQKLRHRLLLELTPLLQSMGSGPAPEPTEGQQ, encoded by the coding sequence ATGTCCTTGGCTCCACCGGTGGAGTCTAAGCTGCACGCACTCCCGCAGGATGATTGGCTGTCCCGCCAGGCCGGCCATCAGGCGCGCGTCCGGAAATACGCGGATCCGTACCTGGCCCGGCGGTCCGCGGGCAGGAAGCACCCCGTCGAGGACTTCCTCTTCACCTACTACACCCAAAAGCCCGGGCAGCTGCTGCGCTGGCACCCGGGCGCCGGCGTCGTGCTCTCCGGTCCCGCCGCGGCTGAGCGTGCCGACTGGAAGTACTACCGCACGCCCGGCGACGGCGAACTCGCCGCCGCCGGGCTTGCGGCGGGTACACCGGCCGTTACGGTCGACGTCGAGGCATTCGTCCGGGACCGGCGGGACGCCCTGCAGTTCGCCGGGATCATCCTGGCCGGGACGGCGGCACGGCCGGCCCAGTTCGGCTGCTTCGGGCTGCACGAATGGGCCATGGTCTACCGGCAGGACAAATTCGAACTCCGGCACGAGTACCTCCGGCTGCGCCTCGGCCCGGAACGGACCGACGCGGTGGTGGAGGAGAACCGGATCCGCTGCTCGCACTTCGACGCCTTCCGCTTTTACACTCCGGATGCGGTGCCGCTGAACAGTCTCATCCCGAGCCGGGAGAACCAGCGGACCATGGAACAGCCCGGGTGCCTGCACGCCAACATGGACCTGTACAAGTGGGCCTATAAACTTTCCCCGCTGCTGCCCAGCGAGCTGGTGATGGACTGTTTCGAGCTCTCCTGGCGGATCAGGGCCATGGACATGCGGGCGTCCCCGTATGACTTGAAAGAGTGGGGCTATCCCGCCATCCTGATCGAAACGGCCGAGGGCAAAGCCGCGTACGTTGAATACCAGCGGGCTTTTTCGGCCGAGTCGCAGAAGCTGCGGCATCGGCTGCTGCTGGAGCTCACTCCCCTGCTTCAGTCGATGGGTTCAGGCCCTGCCCCAGAACCCACGGAAGGACAGCAATGA
- a CDS encoding serine protease inhibitor: protein MTATHERHSHHEIDLTVRLTEAPGAPEYVFRLAASGGAPAEGCTLPDSAAALAAVTQHGEDIFFPKPGPPKMCTQQYGGPQIAEVTGWFLGREVRSTFRRTDGCEIARWRAMAPLLGGNAGSTGAS from the coding sequence ATGACCGCCACGCACGAACGTCACAGCCACCACGAGATCGATCTCACCGTCCGCCTGACAGAGGCCCCGGGCGCCCCGGAATATGTATTCCGGCTGGCGGCAAGCGGCGGCGCACCCGCCGAGGGGTGCACCCTGCCGGATTCCGCGGCCGCCCTCGCGGCGGTCACCCAGCACGGGGAAGACATCTTCTTCCCCAAGCCTGGGCCGCCGAAGATGTGCACCCAGCAGTACGGCGGTCCCCAGATCGCCGAAGTGACCGGCTGGTTCCTGGGCCGGGAAGTCCGCAGCACGTTCCGCCGCACCGATGGCTGCGAGATCGCCCGCTGGCGTGCCATGGCGCCGCTGCTCGGCGGAAATGCGGGTTCGACCGGGGCCAGCTGA
- a CDS encoding S8 family peptidase yields the protein MSTVAIQPATAAPAQGATVAGVAQKNLDPNSFKDGRYIVVLTEKPAATYDGGTPGLAATKPESGKKLDTRKAEVKQYESHLETKQAKVAGQQNVQIKRQFTAAINGFSANLTADQAIKLAKDPGVLIVAPDTENAPDYSSTDFLKLSGPNGTWNTKFGGQDAAGKGVVVGVIDTGYTPSSPFFAGEPVKPLAGDPVVGVPYRTGDGKIAMLKSDGDTFTGECQTGQDFDGSACNSKVLAAHYFADDFLKYVPAGNRSPIEKISPVDVASHGTHTASTAAGNANVETFVDGRSFGLTSGIAPAAKLSVYKVCWEDTDPNSGGCYSSSSVAAVDQAIYDGVDVLNYSISGSTTTTTDPVSMAFLSAASAGIFVAASAGNSGPTASTVNHGAPWVTTVAASSFSQELQGTVEFSDGSKFRGASIMNREVTGAGVVLAAKAAITAGDANAALCGPNTLDPAKVAGKVVVCDRGFFDRVAKSAEVKRGGGVGMILVNLSNSSLDTDKHSVPTIHVNPPATEAIKAKVTANPAITVSLVNKDTTGLALEAQPQTAGFSSRGPLLATGSDLLKPDVTAPGVAVLAGVSPIGTGGDNFGFMSGTSMAAPHVAGFGALVLGKNPKWSPATVKSAMMTTAGDVKNADGSKNTDVLATGAGQVDPARVLDPGLVYDATGEDYLKFIQGTGTDLGMPGLGTTKARDMNVPSFSLGNLAGKIEVTRTLTALTPGTYRVKAEVPGVKVTVTPSILTFGAAGEKKTFKVSFENQNAALGKFAMGSLTWQGANKNVMSPIAVRPQSVIASKDVAFTSEGGTGSGAIKVVSGTNNPVNLTLDGLSKADSSAIELVPGEFSGATDASNFVKDVVVPAGSPLAKFSVLSSDENADFDMYVMTPDGPLTVATSSASESVSIPSPTAGTYTIYANLYASPGGRATKASVDASVLVPNVGNASLTPNPLRLGNGTSGVVTMNWKNLAAGSYIGRVTFAGASDPTFVSVLVTSAGTVVVPPTSEDQDSNDGPGDSGDGGSHDGKDKKDKKDKGKKVKKEKGKIQNEELAAPNYAI from the coding sequence TTGTCAACAGTCGCGATCCAGCCCGCCACCGCGGCGCCGGCGCAGGGCGCCACCGTTGCGGGAGTGGCACAGAAGAATCTGGATCCGAACAGCTTCAAGGACGGCCGCTACATCGTCGTCCTGACCGAGAAGCCCGCAGCCACGTACGATGGCGGGACGCCAGGACTGGCGGCAACCAAGCCGGAATCGGGCAAGAAGCTCGACACGAGGAAGGCCGAAGTCAAGCAGTACGAGTCGCACCTCGAAACGAAGCAGGCCAAGGTTGCGGGCCAGCAGAACGTTCAGATCAAGCGGCAGTTCACGGCGGCCATCAACGGCTTCAGCGCGAATCTGACAGCGGATCAGGCTATCAAGCTGGCCAAGGACCCAGGCGTGCTGATAGTTGCCCCTGACACCGAAAACGCGCCCGACTACTCCAGCACGGACTTCCTGAAGCTCAGCGGCCCCAACGGCACCTGGAACACGAAGTTCGGCGGCCAGGATGCCGCAGGCAAGGGCGTCGTCGTCGGGGTCATCGACACCGGCTACACCCCTTCCAGCCCATTCTTCGCCGGCGAGCCGGTCAAGCCGCTGGCCGGTGATCCGGTTGTCGGCGTGCCCTACCGCACCGGCGACGGCAAGATTGCGATGCTCAAGTCCGACGGCGACACCTTCACCGGTGAATGCCAGACGGGGCAGGACTTCGACGGCTCTGCCTGCAATTCCAAGGTCCTCGCCGCGCACTACTTCGCCGATGACTTCCTGAAGTACGTTCCGGCCGGCAATCGGTCCCCCATCGAGAAGATCTCCCCGGTCGACGTTGCCAGCCACGGTACTCATACGGCCAGCACCGCTGCCGGCAATGCCAATGTGGAGACTTTCGTTGACGGCCGCAGCTTCGGTCTGACGAGCGGAATTGCGCCTGCGGCCAAGCTCTCCGTCTACAAGGTCTGCTGGGAGGATACCGACCCGAATTCCGGCGGCTGCTACAGCTCATCGTCGGTTGCCGCGGTCGATCAGGCCATCTACGACGGCGTCGACGTCCTGAACTACTCGATCTCCGGTTCGACCACCACCACCACGGACCCGGTGTCCATGGCGTTCCTGTCGGCAGCCTCCGCCGGAATCTTTGTCGCGGCCTCAGCCGGTAACTCCGGACCCACGGCCAGCACCGTCAACCACGGCGCGCCGTGGGTCACCACGGTCGCGGCCAGCAGCTTCTCCCAGGAGCTCCAGGGCACCGTCGAGTTCTCCGACGGCAGCAAGTTCCGCGGCGCCAGCATCATGAACCGCGAGGTCACGGGTGCCGGCGTCGTCCTGGCCGCCAAGGCGGCCATCACGGCCGGAGACGCCAACGCGGCCCTCTGTGGTCCGAACACACTGGACCCCGCCAAGGTCGCCGGCAAAGTCGTGGTCTGTGACCGCGGCTTTTTCGACCGCGTCGCCAAGAGCGCCGAAGTCAAGCGTGGCGGCGGCGTTGGCATGATCCTGGTGAACCTCAGCAACTCCTCGCTGGACACGGACAAGCACTCCGTCCCGACGATCCACGTGAACCCGCCGGCCACTGAAGCCATCAAGGCCAAGGTCACGGCCAACCCGGCGATCACCGTTTCGCTGGTCAATAAGGACACCACCGGGCTGGCCCTTGAGGCCCAGCCGCAGACCGCGGGCTTCTCCTCCCGCGGCCCGCTGCTGGCAACCGGGTCCGATCTGTTGAAGCCCGACGTCACTGCTCCCGGCGTCGCAGTCCTGGCCGGTGTTTCGCCGATCGGTACGGGCGGGGACAACTTCGGCTTTATGTCCGGTACATCCATGGCCGCCCCGCACGTGGCCGGCTTTGGCGCCCTGGTCCTCGGCAAGAACCCGAAGTGGTCCCCGGCGACGGTCAAATCCGCCATGATGACCACCGCTGGTGACGTCAAGAACGCCGACGGCAGCAAGAACACGGATGTCCTCGCCACCGGCGCCGGCCAGGTTGACCCGGCCCGTGTGCTGGACCCGGGCCTGGTCTACGATGCCACTGGGGAGGACTACCTGAAGTTCATCCAGGGCACCGGGACCGACCTCGGCATGCCGGGATTGGGCACCACCAAGGCCCGCGACATGAACGTCCCGTCCTTCTCGCTGGGAAACCTGGCCGGAAAAATCGAGGTCACCCGTACCCTGACCGCGCTCACCCCGGGAACCTACCGGGTCAAGGCTGAGGTGCCCGGAGTCAAAGTCACCGTGACGCCGTCCATTCTGACCTTCGGCGCTGCCGGCGAGAAGAAGACCTTCAAGGTGTCCTTCGAAAACCAGAATGCAGCCCTGGGAAAGTTTGCGATGGGTTCGCTGACCTGGCAGGGGGCCAACAAGAATGTCATGTCACCGATCGCGGTCCGCCCGCAGTCGGTCATCGCATCCAAGGATGTTGCCTTCACCTCCGAGGGTGGCACAGGCTCCGGCGCGATCAAGGTCGTCTCCGGAACCAACAATCCGGTCAACCTGACCCTGGACGGATTGTCCAAGGCGGACTCCTCCGCCATTGAGCTCGTTCCCGGCGAATTCTCCGGTGCCACGGACGCCTCGAACTTCGTCAAGGACGTGGTGGTGCCGGCGGGGAGCCCGCTGGCCAAGTTCTCGGTCCTGTCCTCGGACGAAAACGCTGACTTCGACATGTATGTGATGACGCCCGATGGGCCCCTTACCGTGGCAACTTCATCGGCGAGCGAGTCAGTATCAATTCCCAGCCCGACGGCTGGAACCTACACGATCTACGCGAACCTCTACGCCAGCCCCGGCGGACGGGCCACCAAGGCCAGCGTGGATGCATCGGTACTCGTTCCGAATGTGGGCAACGCCAGCCTGACGCCGAACCCGCTGCGGCTCGGCAATGGTACGTCCGGCGTCGTGACGATGAACTGGAAAAACCTGGCGGCGGGTTCCTACATCGGACGTGTGACGTTTGCCGGCGCAAGTGACCCGACGTTTGTTAGCGTGCTGGTGACCTCCGCCGGTACTGTCGTGGTCCCGCCGACCTCCGAGGATCAGGACAGCAACGACGGTCCCGGTGACAGCGGCGATGGCGGCAGCCACGATGGCAAGGACAAGAAAGACAAGAAGGACAAGGGCAAGAAGGTGAAGAAGGAGAAGGGCAAGATCCAGAACGAGGAACTTGCCGCTCCCAACTACGCCATCTAG
- the purS gene encoding phosphoribosylformylglycinamidine synthase subunit PurS, with the protein MPRIVVDVMPKPEILDPQGKAIVGALPRLGFTAFSSVRQGKRFELTVDGEVTEEILAQARNAAETLLSNPVIEDVVNVEVVEA; encoded by the coding sequence ATGCCCCGGATCGTTGTCGACGTCATGCCCAAGCCCGAGATTCTCGACCCGCAGGGGAAGGCCATCGTGGGTGCACTCCCCCGTTTGGGCTTCACCGCCTTTAGCTCTGTCCGCCAGGGCAAGCGATTTGAACTCACGGTCGACGGCGAGGTGACCGAGGAGATCCTGGCCCAGGCCCGGAACGCCGCCGAGACCCTGCTGTCCAACCCGGTCATCGAGGACGTCGTCAACGTCGAGGTCGTCGAGGCCTGA